A stretch of the Arcobacter sp. LA11 genome encodes the following:
- the pth gene encoding aminoacyl-tRNA hydrolase encodes MHLIVGLGNIGERYQLTRHNVGFLVIDEITKSLTTSNINKANFQADVLKSGYNLFVKPKTYMNHSGDSIVSIKEYYKIDMEDIIVIHDDLDLPFGTVKFKIGGGHGGHNGLRSIDSHIGKDYIRVRIGIGKPENKADVANYVLSNFSKEELNKLEGIISHTIKAIDALKSDDIVEVKSKFTLK; translated from the coding sequence ATGCATTTAATAGTAGGTCTTGGCAATATTGGTGAAAGATACCAATTAACACGGCACAATGTAGGCTTTTTAGTTATCGATGAGATAACTAAAAGTCTTACAACTTCAAATATAAACAAAGCTAACTTTCAAGCAGATGTTTTAAAATCAGGATACAACTTATTTGTTAAACCAAAAACTTATATGAATCACTCAGGTGATAGTATAGTTTCTATCAAAGAATATTATAAAATTGATATGGAAGATATTATTGTAATACATGATGATTTAGATTTACCATTTGGAACTGTAAAGTTTAAAATTGGTGGTGGCCATGGCGGACACAATGGTTTAAGATCAATTGATTCTCATATAGGAAAAGATTATATAAGAGTTCGAATTGGTATTGGTAAACCAGAAAATAAAGCAGATGTAGCAAATTATGTATTATCAAACTTTTCAAAAGAAGAATTAAATAAATTAGAAGGTATAATCTCTCATACTATTAAAGCAATAGATGCACTTAAAAGTGATGATATTGTTGAAGTAAAATCAAAATTTACATTGAAATAA
- a CDS encoding 50S ribosomal protein L25/general stress protein Ctc, protein MLEGIVRDSMTKQATKTLRRDGYLVANIYGKGLENVSAAFKKNDFIKYLRNKETIAFDVNVSGTVLKVVVQEYQKCPITSDLLHVDLMVAQPGVRTSYKVPVAVEGTPKGLKNKGLFIYHKKRVPVKCTIENLPQAFNLQVADLDTGHSILVRDLVMPEGVECFLDPRVPVVGVIKAK, encoded by the coding sequence ATGTTAGAGGGTATCGTAAGAGATAGTATGACAAAACAAGCAACTAAAACTTTAAGAAGAGATGGTTACTTAGTAGCAAATATCTACGGAAAAGGTTTAGAAAACGTTAGTGCAGCATTCAAAAAGAATGATTTCATTAAATATTTAAGAAATAAAGAAACAATTGCATTTGATGTAAATGTTAGTGGAACAGTTTTAAAAGTAGTAGTACAAGAGTATCAAAAATGTCCAATTACTTCTGATTTATTACATGTTGATTTAATGGTTGCTCAACCAGGTGTAAGAACTTCTTATAAAGTTCCTGTAGCTGTTGAAGGTACACCAAAAGGTCTTAAAAATAAAGGTCTTTTCATTTACCATAAAAAGAGAGTTCCAGTTAAATGTACAATTGAAAACTTACCACAAGCTTTCAACTTACAAGTAGCTGACCTTGATACTGGTCACTCAATCTTAGTAAGAGATTTAGTAATGCCAGAAGGTGTTGAGTGTTTCTTAGACCCAAGAGTTCCTGTTGTAGGTGTTATTAAAGCTAAGTAA
- a CDS encoding c-type cytochrome gives MKHLLLMFFLVSFSTAQEIDNSFITQLEYGEMLYKNPRGVGCIKCHKKADKSVVIAKYKEIDKKTKKLVEKSIVVPAINKVSFEKFVEKMKADKTESKVMPTYFLTDDELKSLYYYIKNINKK, from the coding sequence TTGAAACACCTTCTTTTGATGTTCTTTTTAGTCTCTTTTTCTACTGCTCAAGAGATAGATAATTCTTTTATCACTCAACTTGAATATGGTGAAATGCTTTATAAAAATCCAAGAGGTGTTGGTTGTATTAAATGTCATAAAAAAGCAGATAAAAGTGTAGTCATTGCTAAGTATAAAGAAATAGATAAAAAAACAAAAAAACTTGTAGAAAAATCAATTGTTGTACCGGCAATAAATAAAGTAAGTTTTGAGAAATTTGTAGAAAAAATGAAAGCTGATAAAACTGAATCAAAAGTAATGCCTACGTATTTTTTAACTGATGATGAATTAAAATCTCTTTATTATTATATTAAAAACATAAATAAAAAATAA
- the folD gene encoding bifunctional methylenetetrahydrofolate dehydrogenase/methenyltetrahydrofolate cyclohydrolase FolD, with the protein MTVLDGKALSNKIKEEVKVEVEELQNKTHITPGLAVILVGNDAASATYVGMKAKSCKNAGIYSVVHEMPDTISQNEILDIIDRMNKNPNLDGILVQLPLPPQVDTTTILEAIDPQKDVDGFHPYNVGRMVSNLDAFLPATPFGVMRMLEEYNIDLVGKNVCIIGASDIVGKPMAALMINAKATVQVCNSKTKDLKSHTLNADILIVAAGRVNLVSEDMVKEGAIVVDVGINRLESGKLVGDVDYEACKDKCSYITPVPGGVGPMTIAMLLKNTVKAAKLREKRENN; encoded by the coding sequence ATGACAGTACTTGACGGTAAAGCATTATCAAATAAAATAAAAGAAGAAGTAAAAGTTGAAGTTGAAGAACTTCAAAATAAAACACATATTACTCCAGGACTAGCTGTAATTTTAGTAGGGAATGACGCAGCAAGTGCAACTTACGTAGGGATGAAAGCAAAATCATGTAAAAATGCAGGAATTTATTCTGTTGTACATGAAATGCCAGATACAATTTCACAAAATGAAATATTAGATATTATTGACAGAATGAATAAAAATCCAAACCTCGATGGAATTTTAGTTCAACTACCACTACCTCCACAAGTTGATACAACAACTATCTTAGAAGCAATTGACCCACAAAAAGATGTTGATGGTTTCCATCCATACAATGTAGGAAGAATGGTATCTAACCTTGATGCATTTTTACCAGCAACACCTTTTGGTGTTATGAGAATGCTTGAAGAGTACAACATTGATTTAGTTGGAAAAAATGTATGTATCATTGGAGCATCTGATATAGTTGGAAAACCAATGGCAGCACTTATGATAAATGCAAAAGCTACTGTTCAAGTTTGTAACTCAAAAACTAAAGATTTAAAATCACATACACTAAATGCAGATATTCTAATAGTTGCAGCAGGAAGAGTAAATTTAGTATCAGAAGATATGGTAAAAGAAGGTGCAATTGTTGTTGATGTTGGTATTAATAGATTAGAAAGTGGAAAGCTTGTTGGTGATGTTGATTATGAAGCTTGTAAAGATAAATGTTCATACATTACTCCTGTACCTGGGGGAGTTGGTCCAATGACTATCGCAATGCTTTTAAAGAATACAGTTAAAGCTGCAAAATTAAGAGAAAAAAGAGAAAATAATTAA
- the lepB gene encoding signal peptidase I gives MLRKLYNWSSSWTGTIVIVLTIIFFIAQAFVIPSGSMKNTLLIGDMLFVKKFSYGVPTPRIPWIELQVLPDFNDNGHLIEGNRPKRGDIVVFRYPKNDSIHYVKRAVATGGDIIMLNNKDLYLHPVEGNEYVKENYPKENIVEAGGKLFVKNPYKLEHPGIHNDPKVVKDGLQPYQLFDMRPIQIPEDETFMMGDNRDHSNDSRFWGTVPYKYVVGKPWFIYFSWSKDKVIRWDRVFRTVSSLEEDMSGKELEINHEKGIY, from the coding sequence ATGTTAAGAAAACTATATAACTGGTCTAGTTCATGGACTGGTACAATTGTAATTGTTCTAACAATTATATTTTTTATTGCACAAGCATTTGTTATTCCAAGTGGAAGTATGAAAAATACTTTACTAATAGGTGACATGCTTTTTGTTAAGAAATTTTCATATGGAGTTCCAACGCCAAGAATACCATGGATTGAATTACAAGTATTACCTGATTTTAATGATAATGGACATTTAATAGAAGGCAATAGGCCAAAACGTGGAGATATTGTAGTATTTAGATATCCAAAAAATGACTCGATTCATTACGTAAAAAGAGCTGTTGCAACTGGTGGTGATATTATTATGTTAAATAATAAAGATCTGTATTTACATCCAGTAGAAGGGAATGAATACGTTAAAGAAAACTACCCAAAAGAGAATATTGTAGAAGCTGGTGGAAAACTTTTTGTCAAAAACCCTTATAAACTTGAACACCCAGGTATTCATAATGACCCTAAAGTAGTAAAAGATGGATTACAACCTTATCAACTATTTGATATGAGACCTATTCAAATACCTGAAGATGAAACTTTTATGATGGGAGATAATAGAGACCATTCTAATGACTCAAGATTTTGGGGAACAGTTCCGTATAAATATGTAGTAGGTAAACCTTGGTTTATTTATTTCTCATGGAGTAAAGACAAAGTTATTAGATGGGATAGAGTTTTTAGAACTGTTAGTAGTTTAGAAGAAGATATGTCTGGAAAAGAATTAGAAATCAACCATGAAAAAGGAATTTATTAA
- the rpiB gene encoding ribose 5-phosphate isomerase B — protein sequence MKYFIAADHAGIDIKAYVKELFEARGHEVIDLGPNTKDRVDYPDFAAKLCKEVLSNENSKGILICGSGIGMSMAANKFDGIRAALCHNEYSAQMAREHNDANVICLGERVSGFGIVEAIIDAWDKASFEGGRHEGRVEKINKLFGSCRA from the coding sequence ATGAAATATTTTATAGCAGCTGACCATGCAGGTATTGATATTAAAGCTTATGTAAAAGAACTATTCGAAGCAAGAGGTCATGAAGTAATTGACTTAGGACCAAATACTAAAGATAGAGTTGATTATCCAGATTTTGCTGCAAAACTTTGTAAAGAGGTATTATCAAATGAAAATAGCAAAGGTATTTTAATTTGTGGTTCAGGTATTGGCATGTCAATGGCAGCAAATAAATTTGATGGAATTAGAGCTGCACTTTGTCATAACGAATACTCAGCACAAATGGCAAGAGAACACAATGATGCAAATGTTATTTGTCTAGGAGAAAGAGTTTCTGGATTTGGTATAGTTGAAGCTATTATTGATGCATGGGATAAAGCCTCTTTCGAAGGTGGAAGACATGAAGGCAGAGTAGAAAAAATCAATAAACTTTTTGGAAGTTGTAGAGCTTAA
- a CDS encoding HD domain-containing protein, whose protein sequence is MINPKIIDYVFSSASIQRWNDYPRMVELVELDKQAHKFIIAYFIAKFEKDINYTHLIEAGIYEFLRRVVVTDIRPDVFRNALQKRAKEINSWVIANLNTSLKDIDNGNFLQKFEDYLNNPNMYKKERFILKAASYLSTKWEFSIVYQTSAFLSDIEDVKKSVEEEIEDYYELIGVRKIALNKKLAKIVDLSGRLRFQKRWAQTPRVPETSVLGHMLTVAIFSYFYSLEVNACDKRLENNFFVSLFHDLPEALTRDIITPVKYSVDDLSDIIAEYEIKKINEEILPNIPNSMHDDFCYILGLFEDGKDEFENRIYENKIEKVEDVSKYNMDKYNAIDGVALKQCDKLSAFVEASLSISHGIKSKELVNGKKQIMKGLKEVQGINFLEIAKQIDEEFCTTGQTQVRMDFD, encoded by the coding sequence ATGATAAACCCTAAGATAATTGATTATGTATTTTCTTCAGCTTCTATTCAAAGGTGGAATGATTATCCACGGATGGTTGAACTAGTTGAATTAGATAAACAAGCTCATAAATTTATTATTGCATATTTTATTGCAAAATTTGAAAAAGATATAAACTATACACACTTGATTGAAGCAGGTATTTATGAATTTTTACGAAGAGTAGTTGTAACAGACATACGTCCAGATGTATTTAGAAATGCTTTACAAAAAAGAGCCAAAGAGATAAATTCTTGGGTTATTGCGAATTTAAATACTTCATTAAAAGATATTGATAACGGAAACTTTTTACAAAAATTTGAAGACTATTTAAATAATCCAAATATGTATAAAAAAGAACGCTTTATATTAAAAGCTGCTTCATATTTATCTACAAAATGGGAGTTCTCAATTGTATATCAAACTTCAGCTTTTCTTTCAGATATTGAAGATGTTAAAAAAAGTGTAGAAGAAGAGATTGAGGATTATTACGAATTAATTGGTGTTCGTAAAATTGCTTTAAATAAAAAGCTTGCAAAAATTGTTGACTTAAGTGGAAGACTTAGATTTCAAAAAAGATGGGCTCAAACACCAAGAGTTCCAGAAACATCGGTACTAGGTCACATGCTTACAGTTGCAATATTTTCTTACTTTTATTCACTTGAAGTAAATGCTTGTGATAAAAGGTTAGAAAACAACTTTTTTGTTTCATTATTTCATGATTTACCAGAAGCACTAACTAGAGATATCATTACACCTGTGAAATATTCAGTGGATGACTTATCAGATATAATTGCAGAATATGAAATCAAAAAAATAAATGAAGAAATATTACCAAATATTCCAAACTCGATGCATGATGACTTTTGTTATATCCTAGGTTTATTTGAAGATGGAAAAGATGAATTTGAAAATAGAATCTATGAAAATAAAATTGAAAAAGTTGAAGATGTATCAAAATATAATATGGATAAATACAATGCTATAGATGGTGTAGCACTTAAACAGTGTGATAAACTTTCTGCCTTTGTTGAAGCCTCATTATCTATTTCTCATGGTATAAAATCAAAAGAGTTAGTAAATGGTAAAAAACAAATTATGAAAGGTCTTAAAGAAGTTCAAGGAATAAACTTCTTAGAAATTGCAAAACAAATAGACGAAGAGTTCTGTACTACAGGACAAACTCAAGTTAGAATGGATTTTGATTAA
- a CDS encoding LysE family translocator translates to MISIEVLLTFTAAAMLMNISPGPSNLYVMARAIAQGVRGGIVAAMGLAVGSMIHVFATVLGLSALFKYSPTLYTIVKLAGAAYLIYLGYCYWKNSNSMNNEKVIKTNTKPLMTVFKESIIVEVTNPKTALFFIALLPQFVSPETGSISLQLFILGLIVTITAIPCDILVAIFSSKISSWLLKNKKAQIIQERVSGSILFGMGSFIVTEEAIAVNH, encoded by the coding sequence ATGATATCAATAGAAGTTTTACTTACATTTACAGCGGCAGCTATGTTAATGAATATTTCCCCTGGTCCATCAAATTTATATGTTATGGCAAGAGCTATTGCTCAAGGTGTAAGAGGTGGTATTGTTGCTGCAATGGGATTAGCTGTTGGTAGTATGATTCATGTATTTGCAACCGTACTTGGATTATCTGCACTTTTTAAATACTCACCAACTCTTTATACTATAGTAAAACTAGCAGGTGCGGCTTATTTAATTTATTTGGGATATTGTTATTGGAAAAATAGTAATTCTATGAATAATGAAAAAGTTATAAAAACAAATACAAAACCATTGATGACTGTTTTTAAAGAGAGTATTATTGTTGAAGTAACAAATCCAAAAACAGCTCTATTTTTTATTGCATTATTACCTCAATTTGTTTCTCCTGAAACTGGGTCAATTTCATTACAACTTTTTATTTTAGGTCTAATTGTAACAATTACGGCAATACCTTGTGATATTCTTGTTGCTATATTTTCTAGTAAAATTTCGTCTTGGTTACTTAAAAATAAAAAAGCGCAAATAATTCAAGAAAGAGTATCTGGTTCAATATTATTTGGAATGGGTTCTTTTATTGTTACAGAGGAAGCAATAGCTGTAAATCATTGA
- a CDS encoding M48 family metallopeptidase gives MKYIQKLPDESVNVSKNNIFFETFKFLFSFLVLFAIVYFSLIGLSNLIVTNLSYENEKKLLTFIDFDINNTTEDKKLSKILEDLKLCTSLKNDLKVRVLESDIQNAFALPGGTIIVTSELLKNAKSDNELYFILGHELGHYINKDHLKRFGQSIVMMGLNLILPSDMNFLSSSSFQITNSKYSKEQEFEADKNGLNLMFCSLKDMTDAKSFFERINNIDKSSEFSYIFATHPHPLNRIENIESIINSLKQKN, from the coding sequence ATGAAATATATCCAAAAGCTACCTGATGAAAGTGTAAATGTTTCAAAAAACAATATTTTTTTTGAGACATTTAAATTTTTGTTTTCATTTCTAGTTTTATTTGCAATAGTCTATTTTAGTTTAATTGGTTTGAGTAATTTAATTGTTACAAACTTATCCTATGAAAATGAAAAAAAGCTTTTGACTTTTATAGATTTTGATATTAATAATACAACTGAAGATAAAAAACTTAGTAAAATTCTTGAAGATTTAAAATTATGTACTTCTTTAAAAAATGATTTAAAAGTAAGAGTTTTAGAATCTGATATACAAAATGCATTTGCTTTACCTGGTGGAACTATAATAGTAACTTCTGAACTTCTAAAAAATGCAAAAAGTGATAATGAACTATATTTTATTCTAGGTCATGAATTAGGACACTATATAAATAAAGATCATTTAAAAAGATTTGGACAAAGTATCGTAATGATGGGATTGAACTTAATTTTACCTAGTGATATGAATTTTTTATCAAGTAGTTCCTTTCAAATAACAAATTCTAAATATTCAAAAGAACAGGAGTTTGAAGCTGATAAAAATGGTTTGAATTTGATGTTCTGTTCTCTAAAAGATATGACAGACGCTAAGAGCTTTTTTGAAAGAATAAATAATATAGATAAAAGTAGTGAATTTTCATATATATTTGCCACACATCCTCATCCTTTAAATAGGATTGAAAATATAGAGTCTATAATCAATAGTCTTAAACAAAAAAATTAA
- a CDS encoding YbjQ family protein gives MYYDLVIIVVLIILGFIFGSIAERRHFTSIKKREEEYLFLPIHTFKRATIENINEVKLVSGNVVVSIDYFKQFFAALVNFFGGNIQTYETLLDRARREAILRMKEQALDSKEIANVKVETSSISKNAKGGVGSVEVIAYGTAIY, from the coding sequence ATGTATTATGATTTAGTCATTATTGTTGTACTTATTATACTTGGGTTTATTTTTGGTTCAATTGCTGAACGAAGACATTTTACTTCAATTAAAAAAAGAGAAGAAGAATATCTTTTTTTACCTATTCATACTTTTAAAAGAGCTACTATAGAAAATATTAACGAAGTGAAACTTGTGAGTGGAAATGTAGTTGTTTCAATTGATTACTTTAAACAGTTTTTCGCAGCATTAGTAAACTTCTTTGGTGGAAATATTCAAACCTATGAAACATTATTAGACAGAGCTAGAAGAGAAGCCATTTTAAGAATGAAGGAACAAGCTTTAGATTCTAAAGAAATAGCGAATGTAAAAGTAGAAACTAGTTCGATATCAAAAAATGCAAAAGGTGGAGTAGGTTCAGTTGAAGTTATAGCTTATGGTACAGCTATTTACTAA
- a CDS encoding YbjQ family protein has protein sequence MIITNIDYIPEKEIKEHLGIVSGSTVRAKHFGKDLLSGIKNIFGGELKAYTELLGESREEAIKRMEEQAQSLGADAIINVRFSTSSVSSGAAELYVYGTAVKI, from the coding sequence ATGATAATTACAAATATAGATTATATCCCTGAAAAAGAGATAAAAGAGCATTTAGGTATTGTGTCAGGTTCAACAGTTCGGGCTAAACATTTTGGTAAAGATTTGCTATCAGGAATTAAAAATATTTTTGGTGGTGAGTTAAAAGCATATACTGAGCTTCTTGGTGAATCTAGAGAAGAAGCAATAAAAAGAATGGAAGAACAAGCACAATCTTTAGGTGCTGATGCAATCATCAACGTTAGATTTTCTACTTCCTCTGTATCTTCTGGTGCTGCAGAATTATATGTGTATGGAACAGCAGTAAAGATTTAG
- the nth gene encoding endonuclease III, which yields MPRLKKATKEDIQIIKEAFQEKYNDAVTELEYKNDYELLIAIILSAQCTDKRVNIITPALFEKYPSVFELADANLEDVKDLLKSCSFFNNKSKNIIKMAQSVITNYGGDIPHVQKELMKLAGVGNKTANVFMIEFEGANLMAVDTHVFRVSHRLGLSYEKTVEKTEADLVKKLKDDLHIFHQAMVLFGRYTCKAISPDCDNCLFPHVCKTTKSFKPQ from the coding sequence TTGCCAAGATTAAAAAAAGCAACAAAAGAAGATATTCAGATTATTAAAGAAGCATTTCAAGAAAAATACAATGATGCTGTTACAGAGTTGGAGTATAAAAATGATTATGAATTACTTATTGCAATTATCCTTTCTGCTCAATGTACTGATAAAAGAGTAAATATTATAACTCCCGCACTTTTTGAAAAGTATCCTTCTGTTTTTGAACTTGCAGATGCAAATCTTGAAGATGTAAAAGATTTACTTAAATCATGTTCTTTTTTTAATAATAAATCAAAAAATATTATCAAAATGGCTCAAAGTGTAATTACTAATTATGGCGGCGATATTCCTCATGTTCAAAAAGAGCTTATGAAACTTGCAGGTGTTGGAAATAAAACTGCAAATGTATTTATGATTGAGTTTGAAGGTGCAAATCTTATGGCTGTGGATACACACGTTTTTAGAGTATCTCATAGGCTTGGTCTTTCATATGAGAAAACTGTAGAAAAAACAGAAGCTGATTTAGTGAAGAAACTAAAAGATGATTTACATATTTTTCATCAAGCCATGGTTTTATTTGGAAGGTATACTTGTAAAGCTATAAGCCCTGATTGTGATAATTGTTTATTCCCTCATGTATGTAAAACTACGAAGTCTTTTAAACCCCAATAA
- the uvrB gene encoding excinuclease ABC subunit UvrB has product MSKFKVNSEYEPAGDQPNAIKDISESILNGNKYTTLEGVTGSGKTYTMAKVIEKTQMPTLIMTHNKTLAAQLYSEFRQFFPNNHVEYFISYYDYYQPEAYIPRTDLFIEKDSSINSELERLRLSATASLLSFDDVIVIASVSANYGLGNPEEYKAMVQRIEVGFEYSQRELLLKLVEMGYKRNDSFFDRADFRVNGDVIDIFPAYYEDEFIRVEFFGDEVESISKHEYLTNEKHKDLEEAIIYSVNPFVVTSENLGRAVKQIEEELDDRLKYYEEEDRRVEYQRLKQRVEFDLEMIESTGMCKGIENYARHLTGLKPGETPYSMVNYFEQIGKNFLLIVDESHVSLPQFRGMHAADRSRKEVLVDYGFRLPSALDNRPLMFDEFINKSPHYLFVSATPADLEIEKSDVVARQVIRPTGLLDPTIEIMDSEFQVEKLHDEIKKVTVKNERVLVTVLTKKMAEELTTYYSDLGIKVKYMHSDIDAIERNQIIRELRLGEFDVLVGINLLREGLDIPETSLVAILDADKEGFLRSRTSLVQTMGRAARNENGKVILFAKRVTDSMQYAIDLTNKRRAIQEAHNKENGITPKSTKRTLDENLKMEEYDDVAWKRDKMQKMPAAERKKMLIELNKQMTKAAKDLHFEEAIRLRDEIEKLKKL; this is encoded by the coding sequence ATCTCTAAATTCAAAGTAAATAGTGAATATGAACCAGCTGGTGATCAACCAAATGCAATCAAAGACATAAGTGAATCAATTCTTAATGGTAATAAATATACTACATTAGAAGGTGTTACAGGTTCAGGTAAAACCTATACTATGGCAAAAGTTATTGAAAAAACTCAAATGCCAACACTTATTATGACTCATAATAAAACACTAGCTGCACAGTTGTATTCTGAATTTAGACAATTCTTTCCAAACAATCATGTTGAATATTTTATTTCATACTATGATTACTATCAACCTGAAGCATATATTCCTAGAACAGATCTGTTTATTGAAAAAGATTCTTCTATAAATAGTGAGCTTGAAAGGTTAAGACTTAGTGCCACTGCTTCTTTACTCTCTTTTGATGATGTTATTGTTATTGCTTCTGTATCAGCTAACTATGGTCTTGGTAATCCAGAAGAATACAAAGCAATGGTTCAAAGAATTGAAGTAGGATTTGAATACTCGCAAAGAGAACTTTTACTTAAACTTGTTGAGATGGGCTATAAAAGAAATGATAGTTTTTTTGATAGGGCAGACTTTAGAGTAAATGGTGATGTAATAGATATTTTCCCTGCTTATTATGAAGATGAGTTTATTAGAGTTGAGTTTTTTGGTGATGAGGTTGAATCAATTTCTAAACATGAATATCTTACAAATGAAAAACATAAAGATTTAGAAGAAGCTATTATTTACTCTGTAAATCCTTTTGTTGTAACAAGTGAAAATTTAGGACGTGCTGTAAAGCAGATTGAAGAAGAGCTTGATGATAGATTAAAATATTATGAAGAAGAAGATAGAAGAGTAGAATATCAAAGATTAAAACAAAGAGTAGAGTTTGATTTAGAGATGATAGAAAGTACAGGTATGTGTAAAGGAATTGAAAACTATGCACGACATTTAACTGGATTGAAACCTGGTGAAACTCCTTACTCTATGGTAAATTATTTTGAACAAATTGGAAAAAATTTTTTACTTATTGTTGATGAATCTCATGTATCACTTCCTCAATTTAGAGGAATGCATGCAGCAGATAGAAGTAGAAAAGAAGTTTTAGTTGATTATGGATTTAGACTTCCAAGTGCTTTAGACAATAGACCTTTGATGTTTGACGAGTTTATAAATAAATCTCCTCACTATCTTTTTGTAAGTGCAACACCAGCTGATTTAGAGATAGAAAAAAGTGATGTAGTTGCAAGGCAAGTTATACGACCAACTGGATTACTTGACCCAACTATTGAGATAATGGATTCAGAATTTCAAGTTGAAAAACTTCATGATGAGATAAAAAAAGTTACTGTAAAAAACGAAAGAGTTCTTGTAACAGTATTAACTAAAAAGATGGCAGAAGAACTTACTACTTATTATTCTGACTTGGGAATAAAAGTAAAATATATGCATAGTGATATTGATGCAATCGAAAGAAATCAGATTATTCGTGAGCTTAGACTAGGGGAGTTTGATGTACTTGTTGGAATCAACTTACTTAGAGAAGGTCTTGATATTCCAGAAACTTCTTTAGTGGCTATATTAGATGCAGATAAAGAAGGATTTTTAAGGTCTCGTACATCTTTAGTTCAAACTATGGGTAGGGCTGCAAGAAATGAAAATGGAAAAGTAATCTTATTTGCAAAAAGAGTAACAGACTCGATGCAGTATGCAATTGATTTAACAAATAAAAGAAGAGCAATCCAAGAAGCACATAATAAAGAAAATGGAATTACTCCAAAAAGTACAAAAAGAACACTTGATGAAAACCTTAAGATGGAAGAGTATGATGATGTAGCTTGGAAAAGAGATAAAATGCAAAAAATGCCAGCTGCAGAACGTAAAAAAATGTTAATTGAGTTGAATAAACAGATGACAAAAGCTGCTAAAGATTTACATTTTGAAGAAGCAATTAGACTTCGTGATGAGATTGAGAAATTGAAAAAGTTGTAA
- a CDS encoding UDP-2,3-diacylglucosamine diphosphatase, giving the protein MFLSIDHGAIFVADSHYNERRPEFLIFLKKLRNKEIKTTQLFLMGDMFDFISAESKYFIKRNQELIDIINELSHQIQIIYLEGNHDYNMDSLFQKVLVVKREKQPLNAQYNGKSVSLSHGDNFTPWHYNLYCKVIRNHALLVFLNLIDFNGFISKKIYYSLIKKNICSKMKDFDSFAKKRINNYKSDIIVEGHFHQGKEFSLNNQQYINIPSLFCDKKYIVLKEDFEGENL; this is encoded by the coding sequence ATGTTCCTTAGTATTGACCATGGAGCTATATTTGTAGCTGATTCTCATTACAATGAAAGAAGACCTGAGTTTTTAATTTTTTTAAAAAAGTTACGAAATAAAGAGATTAAAACAACTCAGCTTTTTTTGATGGGTGATATGTTTGATTTTATATCTGCTGAAAGCAAATATTTTATAAAAAGAAATCAAGAACTTATTGATATTATAAATGAATTATCACATCAGATACAAATAATATATTTAGAAGGTAATCATGATTATAACATGGATTCACTTTTTCAGAAAGTATTAGTAGTAAAAAGAGAAAAACAACCTTTAAATGCGCAGTATAATGGTAAAAGTGTATCTTTATCCCATGGCGATAATTTTACTCCTTGGCATTATAATTTATATTGTAAAGTTATTAGAAATCATGCTTTATTAGTTTTTCTAAACTTAATAGATTTTAATGGTTTTATTTCTAAAAAAATTTATTATTCTCTTATAAAGAAAAATATTTGTTCAAAGATGAAAGACTTTGATAGTTTTGCTAAAAAAAGAATAAATAACTACAAAAGTGATATAATTGTAGAAGGTCATTTCCATCAAGGAAAAGAATTTAGTTTAAATAATCAACAATATATAAATATTCCATCACTATTTTGTGATAAAAAATATATAGTTTTAAAAGAAGATTTTGAAGGAGAAAATCTATGA